The Onychomys torridus chromosome 4, mOncTor1.1, whole genome shotgun sequence DNA window tattttcattttttgtgcaTCCATTCTTAATTGGTAAATTAAATTGTCACAGAAATGTTATACAGGTCTTTCTCAAATGGAAGTTCCTATGAGGATATGGCTCAAAAGCGTCTCACAATGTAATCTGCACAAAATCTGGACTGTGTTAGGGTTTCTCATAAAGGTCTACTTTGATAGCAAGTACAAGAATATGTGGAGCATAATTTCAAGGCCACATGCTGAATGCCGATCAACTTAGGACATTTTGAACTGGTGTGGAAGAcaggacttttgtttgtttgtttgcttgttttattgttatttgtttttgtttttttgagactgggtttctctgtgtagttttgcgcctttcctggaacttgctttggagaccaggctggcctcgaactcatagaaattcgCCCAAGTGCCCAAGTAcatggtattaaaggcatgtgccaccactgcctggcctagagACATTTTGTTTAGActagggtttgtgcctagtcttctTGTGACCttttatgccatgttttattgatatacCTGGCAGGCCTGCTCTTTTTGGAAGGGGATtaggaacagaggaggagtggatctgggagagagaagatgtggtggggagggactgcgaggagggaaggaaggggaaactgctGTCTacatgtaatgtatgagagaaggaaaaagaaaaataagttaaattaaaACATGATTCTGTGAaatgtcttcattaaaaaaatagaatacaaTCAAAGTTCAAAGAAGTAAATGAGATTCTAAATTCCTGTTaacattttattatctaaaatttctGTATATGAAATGCATTCTGTTATCTCATATATTTTCATTGGTACACTAAAGATTATCTTATGGTCATTTTACAATGAAAATCTATATACCATGTGAGATTTATATCTTTAAGGCTCCTTATATCGCTTTGTAGAAAACAATGGGATTTGGTTCACCTAATGTCTACAGAATACATCTCTGTATGTATACACCATATTTTCTTCACGTATTTCTAGTGTGGTTCCATTGCTTGGCTAAGGTGTTTGATGACTATTTGATTTGGATAATATCTACCTACCATATAGTAAACTGTAtgataacttttctttttaatttttaaccatCATTCCAATTCTAACTATGGCTATATTAACACTCCCTTTAGCAATATATAATGTTTCTTATCTCCATATGCGTAATAGTATTTGTTGCTTGATTTGAGTGTAGAAGATGTGTAGGACCATATTATTTCATTCATAGGATCGTTATGGCATGACACATGGCAGTGTGATTTCTTATCCAGCTTGTGAAGTGCATCAGACTTGATGTCAGGCTTGTGATAAGCATTTTTACcttctgagtcatcttgccagccctccaAATGTACTTGAAAATGATTAACTAATCCCAAACATCTTGTTATTTGCTCCCTTTTGtactatttttattgctattattttttattatttttagatatgtTCTTCCTCTGTACATGGGTATCCTATTTTTCTCTATATTGTCTAGTATGTCATCATATGAAttataattctcctgccttagaaatatgagtactaggattacaaacatgtCATACCACTTGCAACTAATACAGGGATCATTCAGAAGCAAGAACAATATTTTCCCAGATATATTGCAGTCTTTCTAAAAATcatgtttatattatataaacattttgTCATGACATCATAATATGAACTGTTTTACTGAGACTATTTCATCATTTGATGAGGAGCAAAGCATATATAGatgtaataataaaattacaggacaaatataattatttcaaatttagcaacaattttaattatatgaccacagtataaaatgtttttttcacATATCATAAAGCAGTTAAGAGAGTCTTATTTCAGTTAGAATGTAGTGAATTACTGGATACAAATTACAGATTCTCTATCCTAAACTGAAAACACAAGGAGATAGTATAAGTTTCATAAATATTGATAACAAAGTAATGATAGGtcatatacagcatatatgaaaGTATGAAAGATGGCTCACTCTGTGGACTGCTTTTGATATGTGTATGAAGGACTAAGTATGGATTCCActatccatgtaaaaagctgtgCCAGGTATATGAATGTTATCCACATATTAGTGACAACCAATATGTGAAGAAAGCTGGTTATTGGTGGCCTGTGAGACTAGTCCCATTGGTGAATTTCAGGTTCTGTCAGACAACTTGTCTAGAAACACATGGTTGAGAGTAGGAAAGAAGACAATagattaattattaaatataggCCAAAATAATGAGTGAGCAATAAATgcttatttcttatttctaattACAAACATAAACAAATCTATACGataaaactaatatttaaaaGTGATAAATAATGTGTTAGAATATATAGACATTTAAATTTGATGAAATCCAGTGGTAGTTTGAATACACGAACCATTGTAAAATGAGCTTCTACTAAAGTAGAGCAATTGCACTTCGTTTAAAACACTCAGAGCAatccagaaaaataactaaaaatagctTTATATTAGTAGTCAACATTGGCATACAAACTAATAATTCATGAGTTATATCAGATggttttaaaacttttgaaaaagTTGTAAAGTATTCAATACTAGagattacaaagaaaataaaataactagatatattttctaaaataatgtttaaatagaAGAAAGACAATTCTGACTATGGATATAGAATATGGAGacaaaactataataataaaggaaattagaAAATTTTTATAGCATGTaagaaaatatgaatttattATCAATTCTGTGTTAAAAATCAGTCATTACTAAATGCAGTAAAAGGTGCCAATCACTGAattgcattttttctttcaatttcatatttttaaaataaaaaaaatggtttttggCAAGCACATACATAATTTTACACACAGATATAGATCTAGACatagataaagaaatagatatagatagcATTTCTCTCCCAGCTCCATCATTCTGATTCCTCTCTGCCAGTCCATTTCCTAAAGTCAtgcctctgtttttattttgtgaccaATTTAGCTTAATCAGGGCCATTAGGACTATACATTGGAGCTTTGTACATTCACAAGTGTGTATTAAATTTAAGCTAGtagcttttctcttcctgagtTTATCAGAAACAAATAGAGCACTTCCTCTCTCCATGTTTGAAGATTGAGGGCACCATTCAATGGCAGATCAGTGGAGATATACActgctgtttttattgtgtggcCTCCAGAGCTGTGTTTTGTCCAGAAAATTGAATTTCATAGCTCTAATctcaataattcatttttaaatagctTTACAAAGTTATTTATATTAGACCAAGGATGAAGAGTCAGCAGAACATGGAGGAAATAAAAACTTGGGCTCTATATAtcatacagagacatacatgtatattattaCACTGAGAAGAACATGTGCCAAAGTGTCAATAATTGTTAGTCTTTATATTCAGTAATATGCCTGTTTTGAAGTTGTAACCAGTATTTGCCTATAACTAActtctattttaataatttactttGAACCCAACTTATGAAATacagaatattttccttttcagataGTTGTATTTGTGATTTAGcataactgaaaataatttctatAGCTGCAGTCAATAGTTTTCATATACAAGCAATAGTTTCTTCATATAAAGCAATCCTTATAATGTTAATAGCCGACATTTGTGATTATTTCCTTGAATGGATTTCATACATCTTAAAACATTGCTTTGGAATTATTCTCATCTATTGCTGATGAAATTGAGAGTTAAACACCCTGTGAAATTTGTATTTCATACTACAAGAGGATGCCATCTGAGACTGTGGTCACTTTGAAAATTGCTTTACTCACAAGGTAATAACTTAAGATTTGAGCATGGTATAGTTTTAAGAAGTGTAAACatgtcttctgttttttgttttttgtttttgtttttcgggacagggtttctctgtgtagctttgtgcttttcctggaactgtctttggagaccaggctggcctcgaactcacagctattttttttatattgaatGTCCATAAAAACTGTGTGTTTAACAAGTATTTCATTTTCTACtataaaatatacttttcaaAACACATTCCTGAACATTTCCAAGAAATGTCTGTATAATGGAAACtccacaacaataacaaaataaaagcttttGCTTACTTTCAGATGAAGAGTCCAAGGGAATGATGTAAACAAAGTTGAATTCTTAGCATAGTTGTTATGATCTTATTTGTCcagagctctctctcttcttgataACTCTGCTGACagcattttttacttctttgtttctgagactATAAATGAGTGGGTTCATCATGGGGATCACAATGGTGTAGAACACAGAAGCCACTTGATCTTTTCCCAAGGAGAAGGACTTATTTGATTTTAAATGAGTAAAGATCAGGGTTCCATAAAATACGGTAACTGCCAGGATATGAGAGGCACAAGTTGAGAAGGCCTTTTGTCTTCCTGTAGTTGAATTGATTTTCAAAATAGTAGAAAGAATGGACACATAAGACACAAATATTGTAATAAGGGACAACAGTAGGGTGGACCcagcaaagaaaaatatagtGAATTCAATATCATGTGTGTTGCTGCAAGACAGGGCTATAAGTGGGTATGTATCACAAAAAAAGTCATGGATGACATTAGAGTTGCAGAAATCCAGTGTGGCCATGCATATCATATTAACAGTAGAATCCACAGCTCCAAACACATATGACACAGTAAGAAGGGCACTGCAGAATCTGCTggacataataaatgaatagtgTAGAGGATTACAGATAGCTACGTACCGATCATAGGCCATTGAAGACAGAAGGAAACACTCAGTAGCGGCCAAAAGGACAAAAAAGTACATTTGAGTGAAGCAGCCCATGAAAGAAATGTTCTTGTTTGAAGTCAGCAGGTTCTCTAAGGTTTTAGGTGTGATGACAGTTGAGTAACTGAGATCAAGCAATGACAGGTGGGTAAGGAAGAAATACATCGGAGTGTGGAGCTGGACATCTAGATGAATAATCAGAATTACACCTATGTTCCCCAGCACAGTGACCAAGTATATCAGGAGAAAAATCACAGAGAGGACCAGCTGGATCTCTTTGGAATCTGTCAGCCCCATGAGGACAAAATCAGGCTTGTTTGTGTAATTCCAGATGTTCATAGTGAATGACCCCAAACTGGTCAGAAATCAAAGGTGACACCTATGTTGAATgaatcataataaaatattttatgtatgtttacctattttcataattaatttctATTGCCTCAGCATTGATATAACTTTTatggtgaattaaaaaaaaaaaaagagtgccaaACAGTGAAGCAAGACAtttgtttatttcaatttttttggttttttgagacagggtttctctgtgtagttttgtgcctttcctggaactcactttgtagaccaggctggcctcgaactcacagagatttgcctggctctgcctcctgagtgctgggattaaaggcatgcaccaccactgcctggcgacaattgttaattatttaataaagataataaaattctTGACACATTCAGTGGAACTTGTATCCCACCATTTGCAAAGAAGGACAAAGTGCAGAATATTAAATAACTACTGAGGATTTGCATCAAATGCCTCTTTATTGTCTGTATGTATTCTGACTCCAGAACATGCTTCTGATTCTATATTGCTCTTTATCCTTAGTTTTTGAAACTTAAACAACACTTTGACTATACAACGAAGAAAGCTAGAAAAccattttaaagtattatttgctcttcattttcctgaaataTGCATTGTGTCTCATTACTAATAAATCACCTTTTTAAAGAAGTCTTGTTGGCTGCGTTAAAGCTCATGACTATTGATGAAAAGATAATCTACCTCAGCAATTCATAATTCTACTAGAATTAGAGTTTCAAAATATGACACTGACATTTAGAATCTCATGtcattaacacattttttttgcaGGAATCCTGACAGTTCTTGTGAAAGTCCCAATCTTAGTGCGTACAGTCTTACAATAAgcaccttgttttattttaactgttCTCAGTtcttataaattttagaatactCACTGTGAGCCAAATAGATGGGAAACAACAACCACAGACAGACCTTTCAATATCATATACCTAAAGTTTTGACaatattcaggttttttttcaaaaagtaacaGAGGAAATAGGTTTAAGGATCTTAATGCTTCTGAAGTATGGTTTTCCTTCAGATATCCAAATATCAGTGTATCCATTTCCTTTAAAAGGGAAATCAGCCAAAATGTTTTATTCAGCTCTTGTTGAACTAGAACTTTCACAGTAGCTAAGAGCCAAATGAGTTCTAGGAGCTCCTATGTGTCTCAGTAGAGCAGTCTatgtccttcctctgtccctaatAATTATAGGGACATTCATCTAATAGTGATTAGCATCATGTAACCTGTGGTCATCCTCAGGGGCCAATTTTTAAGCAAGACTGGCCTGCTTTTCAGAACCAAAGTTCAAGGAGTAATTGAgccaaagttttcattttctccgGAAGCCCCACATTGAATGAATCTCAGTATACATTCTAATTACGAGAtcactttgaaaatgttttacttGGACATTTTCACTGATATATTTTTGTGAGTGTGGATTGCACATAGTCCAGGTCATGGTAAAGCCAATATGCCTATATGTAGTCATTGTGGAAGCCAGCATGTTTTCAGTTTATGCTGTTTCAACTTACATACTAATTCCATTTACAAAACCCCATGCCTCACTTTCTtgaattat harbors:
- the LOC118581786 gene encoding olfactory receptor 8H1-like, whose amino-acid sequence is MNIWNYTNKPDFVLMGLTDSKEIQLVLSVIFLLIYLVTVLGNIGVILIIHLDVQLHTPMYFFLTHLSLLDLSYSTVITPKTLENLLTSNKNISFMGCFTQMYFFVLLAATECFLLSSMAYDRYVAICNPLHYSFIMSSRFCSALLTVSYVFGAVDSTVNMICMATLDFCNSNVIHDFFCDTYPLIALSCSNTHDIEFTIFFFAGSTLLLSLITIFVSYVSILSTILKINSTTGRQKAFSTCASHILAVTVFYGTLIFTHLKSNKSFSLGKDQVASVFYTIVIPMMNPLIYSLRNKEVKNAVSRVIKKRESSGQIRS